Proteins encoded within one genomic window of Citrobacter amalonaticus Y19:
- the exbD gene encoding TonB system transport protein ExbD yields the protein MAMRLNENLDDNGEMHEINVTPFIDVMLVLLIIFMVAAPLATVDVKVNLPASSSTPQPRPEKPVYLSVKADNSMFIGNEPVTDETMVAELTALTEGKKDTTIFFRADKTVDYETLMKVMDTLHQAGYLKIGLVGEEVAKAK from the coding sequence ATGGCAATGCGTCTTAATGAAAATCTGGACGATAACGGTGAAATGCACGAAATCAACGTGACGCCGTTTATCGACGTCATGCTGGTACTGCTGATCATCTTTATGGTGGCCGCGCCGTTGGCGACTGTGGATGTGAAGGTAAACCTGCCAGCGTCTTCCAGTACGCCGCAACCGCGCCCGGAAAAACCCGTTTATCTGTCGGTCAAAGCAGACAACAGCATGTTTATTGGTAACGAGCCGGTGACGGACGAGACCATGGTGGCTGAACTGACTGCGCTGACTGAAGGGAAGAAAGACACCACGATCTTCTTCCGCGCGGATAAAACCGTCGACTATGAAACCCTGATGAAGGTGATGGACACGTTGCATCAGGCGGGTTATCTGAAGATTGGCCTGGTCGGCGAAGAGGTCGCGAAAGCGAAATAA
- the exbB gene encoding tol-pal system-associated acyl-CoA thioesterase yields MGNNLMQTDLSVWGMYQHADIVVKCVMIGLILASVVTWAIFFSKSVEFFSQKRRLKREQQLLAEARSLDQASDIAANFGAKSLSTLLLNEAQNELELSQGSEDNEGIKERTGFRLERRVAAAGRHMGRGNGYLATIGAISPFVGLFGTVWGIMNSFIGIAQTQTTNLAVVAPGIAEALLATAIGLVAAIPAVVIYNIFARQIGGLKAMLGDVAAQVLLLQSRDLDLDASASAHPVRTAQKLRVG; encoded by the coding sequence GTGGGTAATAATTTGATGCAGACGGATCTTTCCGTCTGGGGTATGTATCAGCACGCCGACATTGTGGTTAAGTGCGTGATGATTGGTCTGATTCTGGCGTCAGTGGTCACCTGGGCTATCTTCTTCAGTAAGAGTGTTGAGTTCTTCTCCCAGAAGCGTCGGCTTAAGCGCGAACAGCAGCTGTTGGCGGAAGCCCGCTCTCTGGATCAGGCCAGCGATATTGCAGCAAACTTTGGTGCCAAAAGCTTAAGCACTCTATTGCTCAATGAAGCGCAGAACGAACTGGAACTGTCTCAGGGCAGTGAGGACAACGAAGGGATTAAAGAGCGTACCGGTTTTCGTCTGGAGCGTCGCGTTGCGGCGGCGGGACGTCATATGGGGCGCGGAAATGGCTACCTGGCGACCATCGGGGCGATTTCACCGTTTGTCGGTCTGTTCGGTACGGTCTGGGGCATCATGAACAGCTTCATCGGGATTGCGCAAACGCAGACCACTAACCTCGCCGTCGTCGCGCCGGGTATCGCCGAAGCACTGCTGGCGACGGCCATCGGTCTGGTTGCCGCTATCCCCGCCGTGGTTATCTATAACATTTTTGCCCGTCAGATTGGCGGTCTTAAAGCGATGCTGGGCGATGTAGCAGCACAGGTGCTGTTACTGCAAAGCCGCGACCTGGATCTGGATGCAAGCGCATCCGCCCATCCGGTACGTACCGCGCAGAAATTACGTGTAGGGTAA